One Gloeobacter morelensis MG652769 DNA window includes the following coding sequences:
- a CDS encoding 5-(carboxyamino)imidazole ribonucleotide synthase — protein MGNGALEAELVRLAARRMGLPTVGIVGGGQLGRMMALAGHALGLRLVVLDPDPAGPASQVVPVSLEGALDDIESLRSLARITDIVTFENEWVEPRLVAQLEAEGHRVWPTSRTLARVQDKLHQRTHLAAAGLPVPRFAAAQDLAAVQAWGGGWPLVLKTRLQGYDGHGVRIVEDPAHLKNAWEALAGQPLMVEAFVPFERELAVMVARSPAGEVRSYPVVETRQRQHVCHTVIAPAPVDEAIRKRAGAVARAAVEAVEGVGIFGVELFVDARGAVSVNELAPRPHNSGHYTLDACTTSQFEQHLRAVLGWPLADPAMHSPAAVMVNILAEIDAPEAEPDLAAALAFAGVKVHWYGKRGARPGRKLGHITAVAHDPAVAYERAIAAREALGI, from the coding sequence ATGGGAAATGGAGCACTGGAAGCGGAGCTTGTGCGACTGGCGGCAAGGCGGATGGGCCTGCCGACGGTCGGTATTGTCGGGGGCGGCCAGCTTGGCCGGATGATGGCCCTGGCGGGCCACGCCCTGGGATTACGGCTGGTGGTGCTCGACCCCGACCCGGCCGGCCCCGCCTCCCAGGTGGTGCCCGTCTCACTGGAGGGAGCGCTCGACGACATCGAGAGCCTGCGCTCCCTGGCCAGGATCACCGACATTGTCACGTTCGAAAACGAGTGGGTGGAGCCGCGGCTGGTCGCCCAACTGGAGGCGGAAGGCCACCGGGTCTGGCCCACCAGCCGGACCCTCGCGCGCGTCCAGGACAAGTTGCACCAGCGCACCCATCTGGCCGCGGCCGGACTGCCGGTGCCGCGCTTCGCCGCTGCCCAGGATCTGGCGGCGGTGCAGGCGTGGGGGGGCGGCTGGCCGCTGGTGCTCAAGACCCGTCTGCAGGGCTACGACGGGCACGGGGTACGCATCGTCGAGGACCCCGCGCACCTGAAGAATGCCTGGGAGGCCCTGGCGGGACAACCGCTCATGGTCGAAGCGTTCGTGCCTTTTGAACGGGAACTGGCGGTGATGGTGGCGCGTTCTCCTGCCGGCGAGGTGCGCTCCTATCCGGTGGTCGAGACGCGCCAGCGCCAGCACGTCTGCCACACCGTGATCGCCCCGGCTCCAGTGGACGAAGCGATCCGCAAGCGCGCCGGAGCGGTCGCCCGCGCCGCCGTCGAGGCGGTCGAGGGCGTGGGCATCTTCGGTGTCGAACTGTTTGTGGACGCCCGCGGTGCGGTGAGTGTCAATGAACTGGCCCCCCGCCCCCACAACTCCGGCCATTACACCCTCGACGCCTGCACCACCAGCCAGTTCGAGCAGCACCTGCGCGCCGTGCTCGGTTGGCCGCTGGCGGACCCGGCTATGCACAGCCCGGCGGCGGTGATGGTGAATATTCTGGCCGAAATCGACGCGCCCGAGGCCGAACCCGACCTGGCGGCGGCCCTCGCCTTTGCAGGGGTCAAAGTGCACTGGTACGGCAAGCGCGGCGCCCGGCCCGGCCGCAAGCTGGGCCACATCACCGCCGTCGCCCACGACCCGGCGGTGGCCTACGAGCGCGCCATCGCCGCCCGCGAGGCGCTGGGGATATGA
- the purE gene encoding 5-(carboxyamino)imidazole ribonucleotide mutase → MAANPRVGIIMGSDSDLPTMKAAAEVCAEFEVPYSVAIVSAHRTPGRMFEFAASAHSRGLKVIVAGAGGAAHLPGMVAALTPLPVIGVPVPVTALGGVDALYSIVQMPAGIPVATVAIGNARNAGLLAVQILATADPVLQQKMIAYRERLRAAVEKKQARLEELGWRDYEP, encoded by the coding sequence ATGGCCGCTAATCCGCGGGTGGGGATCATCATGGGCAGCGATTCGGACCTGCCCACGATGAAGGCGGCGGCCGAGGTCTGCGCCGAATTCGAGGTGCCCTATTCGGTGGCGATTGTCTCGGCCCACCGCACGCCGGGGCGCATGTTCGAATTTGCGGCGAGCGCCCATTCCCGGGGCTTGAAGGTGATTGTGGCCGGGGCGGGGGGGGCGGCCCACCTGCCGGGGATGGTGGCGGCCCTCACCCCTCTACCGGTCATTGGTGTGCCGGTGCCGGTCACTGCCCTGGGGGGCGTCGATGCACTCTACTCGATCGTCCAGATGCCCGCGGGCATTCCGGTGGCCACCGTGGCGATCGGCAACGCCCGCAACGCCGGTCTGCTCGCCGTGCAGATCCTGGCGACGGCGGACCCGGTGTTGCAACAAAAAATGATTGCCTACCGCGAGCGGCTGCGCGCCGCGGTCGAAAAAAAACAGGCCCGCCTCGAAGAACTGGGTTGGCGGGACTACGAGCCTTGA
- the ribD gene encoding bifunctional diaminohydroxyphosphoribosylaminopyrimidine deaminase/5-amino-6-(5-phosphoribosylamino)uracil reductase RibD, which yields MSDENWMERCLTLAEQAWGRTTPNPLVGAVVVQDGQAVGEGFHPKAGAPHAEVFALRAAGDLAYGATLYVNLEPCNHHGRTPPCTEAILTAGIRRVVVGMVDPNPRVCGRGIERLRTAGIDVSVGVLSARCEQLNEAFVYFVRTGRPFGVLKYAMTLDGKTATRTGHSFWISGEAARARTHRLRAFADAVIVGGNTVRLDDPQLTVRLVEGRNPLRVVLSRTLALPAEARLWLDQTTIPTVVFTGAQGDPQMRANLERLGVEVQVLDELTPAAVLEKLAARPCLSVLWECGGTLTWSALTDGSVQKVICFVAPCLVGGTQAYTPIAGAGFEKMHEALRLEQVRCEPIGEDWMVSGYLF from the coding sequence GTGAGCGACGAGAACTGGATGGAGCGCTGCCTCACCCTTGCTGAGCAGGCCTGGGGCCGCACGACGCCCAATCCGCTGGTGGGAGCGGTGGTAGTCCAAGATGGGCAGGCCGTGGGCGAGGGCTTTCACCCGAAGGCGGGTGCACCCCACGCGGAGGTCTTCGCCCTGCGCGCCGCCGGGGATCTGGCCTACGGCGCCACGCTCTACGTCAATTTGGAGCCTTGCAACCACCACGGCCGCACCCCCCCTTGCACCGAGGCAATTCTCACCGCCGGCATCCGGCGGGTGGTGGTGGGTATGGTCGATCCGAACCCGCGCGTTTGCGGCCGCGGCATCGAGCGGCTGCGCACCGCCGGAATCGACGTGAGCGTCGGGGTACTCTCCGCTCGCTGCGAGCAGCTCAACGAGGCGTTTGTGTACTTTGTGCGCACCGGGCGGCCCTTCGGGGTGCTCAAGTACGCCATGACCCTGGATGGCAAGACCGCCACGCGCACCGGCCACAGCTTCTGGATCAGCGGCGAGGCGGCCCGCGCCCGCACCCACCGCTTGCGCGCTTTTGCTGATGCGGTAATCGTCGGGGGCAATACCGTGCGCCTGGATGACCCGCAACTCACCGTCCGCCTGGTAGAGGGCCGCAACCCCCTGCGCGTCGTGCTCTCGCGCACCCTGGCCTTACCGGCCGAGGCGCGTCTGTGGCTGGACCAGACTACTATCCCTACCGTGGTCTTCACCGGAGCGCAGGGCGACCCGCAGATGCGCGCCAATCTGGAGCGGCTGGGCGTGGAAGTGCAGGTGTTGGACGAACTCACCCCCGCCGCCGTGCTCGAAAAACTCGCTGCTCGCCCCTGCTTATCGGTGCTCTGGGAGTGCGGCGGCACCCTCACCTGGTCGGCTCTGACGGACGGCTCGGTGCAGAAGGTGATTTGCTTTGTCGCCCCCTGCCTGGTGGGAGGCACCCAGGCTTACACACCCATCGCCGGTGCGGGCTTCGAGAAAATGCATGAAGCGCTGCGACTGGAACAGGTGCGTTGCGAGCCCATCGGAGAAGACTGGATGGTCAGCGGCTATTTGTTTTGA
- a CDS encoding serine/threonine-protein kinase, with translation MASESLQGFAIGRLVGGRYRLLGRLDGGSMGSVYEAADTKLAGKVVALKVMHCSLAGDTEVVKLLRQRFEEEARLSAILGSHPRIIQVTDYGIEGPQPYLVMEFLKGRSLKEVLAHGPMAPGRAVRLAVQLCDGLQHAHAAQATVEGRTIRGIIHRDIKPGNLFLIEDESLGETVKILDFGIAKANSDISLALGTQVGFVGTSGYASPEQLRGEAIDARSDIYSLGVVLYQMLTGQMPLKPKTETFAGWYHAHNYTTPTGFQAHQLPYLLPPALAAVVLSCLEKDPANRPQSMQMLGMQLQWAMGWLPREDTSPTLSQRDLVIGGTMALLTLVGFIFLLR, from the coding sequence ATGGCTTCCGAATCACTGCAGGGTTTTGCAATCGGTCGGTTGGTCGGCGGGCGCTATCGCCTTCTCGGTCGGCTCGACGGCGGCAGCATGGGCAGCGTCTACGAGGCGGCCGACACCAAACTGGCGGGCAAGGTGGTGGCCCTCAAGGTGATGCACTGCAGCCTTGCGGGCGACACCGAGGTGGTGAAGCTTTTGCGCCAGCGCTTCGAGGAGGAGGCGCGTCTGAGCGCCATTTTAGGGAGCCACCCGCGCATCATCCAGGTGACCGACTACGGCATCGAAGGCCCCCAACCCTATCTGGTGATGGAGTTTCTCAAAGGCCGCAGCCTCAAGGAAGTGCTGGCCCACGGACCGATGGCCCCCGGCCGGGCGGTGCGCCTGGCGGTGCAATTGTGCGATGGGCTGCAGCACGCCCACGCCGCCCAGGCCACTGTCGAGGGCCGCACGATCCGGGGAATCATCCACCGCGACATCAAGCCGGGCAACCTCTTTTTGATCGAGGACGAATCGCTGGGCGAGACGGTCAAGATCCTCGATTTCGGCATCGCCAAGGCCAACAGCGACATCTCTCTAGCCCTCGGCACCCAGGTGGGCTTCGTGGGCACCTCGGGTTACGCGAGCCCCGAGCAGTTGCGCGGCGAAGCGATCGACGCGCGCTCCGACATCTACTCGCTGGGGGTGGTGCTCTACCAGATGCTCACCGGCCAGATGCCCCTCAAGCCCAAAACCGAGACTTTCGCAGGCTGGTATCACGCCCACAACTACACCACCCCCACCGGCTTTCAGGCCCACCAGCTACCGTACCTGCTTCCGCCTGCCCTGGCGGCGGTGGTCCTCTCCTGCCTCGAAAAGGACCCCGCCAACCGGCCCCAGAGTATGCAGATGCTCGGGATGCAGTTGCAGTGGGCGATGGGCTGGCTTCCCAGGGAGGACACTTCACCGACACTCTCGCAGCGAGACCTCGTCATCGGCGGTACGATGGCCCTGCTGACCCTGGTTGGTTTTATCTTTTTGCTCCGTTAG
- a CDS encoding HAMP domain-containing sensor histidine kinase yields MNFSKNLQRWFSEFRIQTRLLAAAALIISLVLASFTFWALNYIQEDARRSDQRFGEAVGNLLAATAAPLIALDQYPQLGEFTEEFLASNADNILYVLYADSKGDILYGSPFNTNDTRANAPVPALIRHIELPPVLPAKRQHRTPRGLVTDIFVPIEYGERQLGVVLVGINPEANLVSRSDLTRDVTVAVFVLVWIIAILGSVFNALTITQPLKELVQGVQRIAQGNFKQRVTLAYPGEIGELITSFNLMAQRLQSYEEQNIEEITAEKAKLETFIATIADGGILLDSSLRILLVNPAMLRIFGWGPRVVGKNILDLLPVGMRAEVEEPLDSVSRNILEQAECRVVLDKRTLRVLISPVLAPRGDNLLKGVVLTVQDLSKEAELNQAKSQFISNVSHELRTPLSSIKSYIETVYEFGDSLDDSTKNEFLKTANQETDRLTRLVNDVLDLSRLESGREYHFEPVDLVQPIEQTLRTHRLTARDREIELASDIATDLPLVLGNYDLLQQVFSNLVGNALKFTEPGGRVTLSARRTDDPARVRVAVTDTGIGISEEDQRRIFERFFRVENRVHTLEGTGLGLSIVDNIVKKHNAQVHIESKVGQGSTFWFDVEAYRETCEWPRREQKEAI; encoded by the coding sequence TTGAATTTTTCTAAGAATCTCCAGCGCTGGTTCAGTGAATTCCGTATCCAGACCCGTTTGCTCGCGGCGGCGGCGCTGATTATTTCGCTGGTGCTGGCAAGCTTTACTTTCTGGGCGCTCAACTACATCCAGGAGGACGCCCGCCGCAGCGACCAGCGCTTTGGCGAAGCGGTGGGCAATCTACTCGCCGCCACCGCCGCCCCGCTGATTGCCCTCGATCAATACCCCCAACTGGGCGAATTTACCGAAGAATTTCTGGCGAGCAACGCCGACAACATCCTCTACGTCCTTTACGCCGATTCCAAAGGCGACATTCTCTACGGCAGCCCCTTTAACACCAACGACACTCGGGCCAACGCCCCCGTACCCGCCCTCATCCGCCACATTGAGCTGCCGCCGGTGCTCCCCGCCAAGCGCCAGCACCGCACCCCCCGGGGTCTGGTGACCGATATTTTTGTGCCTATCGAGTACGGCGAGCGCCAGCTGGGCGTCGTGCTGGTGGGCATCAACCCGGAGGCCAACCTGGTGAGCCGCTCCGACCTGACCCGCGATGTGACCGTCGCTGTGTTCGTCCTGGTCTGGATCATCGCCATTCTGGGTTCGGTCTTCAACGCGCTCACGATCACCCAGCCGCTCAAAGAGTTGGTGCAGGGGGTACAGCGCATCGCCCAGGGCAACTTCAAGCAGCGGGTCACCCTGGCTTACCCGGGAGAAATCGGTGAGCTGATCACCAGCTTCAACCTGATGGCCCAGCGCCTGCAGAGCTACGAAGAACAAAATATCGAAGAGATCACCGCCGAGAAGGCCAAGCTCGAAACGTTTATTGCCACAATCGCCGACGGCGGCATCCTGCTCGATTCTTCGCTGCGCATCCTGCTGGTCAACCCGGCGATGCTGCGCATCTTTGGGTGGGGACCCAGGGTGGTGGGCAAGAACATCCTGGACCTGTTGCCGGTGGGCATGCGCGCCGAGGTGGAGGAGCCCCTCGACTCCGTCTCGCGCAACATCCTGGAGCAGGCCGAGTGCCGGGTTGTCCTCGATAAGCGCACGCTGCGGGTGCTCATCTCGCCGGTGCTTGCCCCCCGGGGCGACAACCTGCTCAAAGGCGTGGTGCTCACGGTTCAGGATCTCTCCAAAGAAGCCGAACTCAACCAGGCCAAAAGCCAGTTCATCAGCAACGTCTCCCACGAGTTGCGCACGCCGCTTTCGAGCATCAAGTCCTATATCGAGACGGTGTACGAGTTTGGCGACAGCCTGGATGATTCGACCAAGAACGAATTTCTCAAAACCGCCAACCAGGAGACCGACCGGTTGACGCGCCTGGTCAACGACGTACTGGATCTTTCGCGCCTAGAATCGGGCCGCGAGTACCACTTCGAGCCGGTGGACCTCGTCCAGCCCATCGAGCAGACCCTTCGCACCCACCGCCTCACCGCCCGCGACCGCGAGATTGAACTGGCAAGCGACATCGCCACCGACCTGCCGCTGGTCCTGGGCAATTACGACCTGCTGCAGCAGGTCTTCTCCAACCTGGTCGGAAACGCCCTTAAATTTACCGAACCGGGGGGGCGGGTCACCCTCTCGGCCCGCCGCACCGACGACCCGGCCAGAGTCCGCGTCGCCGTCACCGACACCGGCATCGGCATCTCCGAGGAGGACCAGCGCCGCATCTTCGAGCGCTTCTTCCGGGTCGAAAACCGGGTGCACACCCTGGAGGGCACGGGCCTGGGGCTTTCGATCGTCGACAATATCGTCAAGAAGCACAACGCCCAGGTCCACATCGAAAGCAAAGTGGGCCAAGGTTCGACCTTCTGGTTCGACGTCGAAGCCTACAGGGAAACCTGCGAGTGGCCCCGGCGCGAGCAGAAAGAAGCGATCTGA
- a CDS encoding metallophosphoesterase family protein: MSIVRRRLLLLGGFSLGAVGVGVAAARLWPAGEARPTATPGADNAQAALLRPVGPQGMFAPPRGDVRLVVISDLNSYYGSVEYEPQVTRAVALIPGWKPDIVLCGGDLVAGQSPSLKRERLLAMWAAYDRLIGAPLRKARLPFGFTVGNHDASCERAIRGSYLYKLERDVTAGYWRDPAHDPGLAFVDRGEFPFYYTFAANDIFYLVWDASCARIPAEQLAWAEKALASAPAQNAKLRVAIGHLPLYAVAVGRDEPGEILDNAEKLRALLERYRVHTYISGHHHSYYPAYRGQLQLLHAGALGSGPRPLIDGNLRPWHPLTVIDIDMATLATTYTTYDMETLKVFDVARLPRMLTGPTGAVFRRDVRWEDLSAAERKRCLDQLGEKGCR, from the coding sequence ATGAGTATTGTACGGCGTCGATTGCTGCTTTTGGGGGGATTCAGTCTGGGGGCGGTGGGCGTGGGCGTCGCCGCGGCCAGGCTGTGGCCCGCCGGAGAGGCTCGACCTACTGCTACCCCCGGTGCCGACAACGCCCAGGCCGCCCTCCTCCGGCCTGTCGGTCCCCAGGGCATGTTTGCCCCGCCGCGGGGCGATGTGCGGCTGGTGGTGATTAGCGATCTCAATAGCTACTACGGTTCGGTGGAGTACGAACCGCAGGTCACCCGCGCGGTCGCCCTGATCCCGGGCTGGAAGCCCGACATCGTCCTGTGCGGGGGCGACCTGGTGGCGGGACAGTCGCCGTCGCTCAAGCGCGAGCGGCTGCTGGCGATGTGGGCCGCCTACGACCGGCTCATCGGCGCACCGCTGCGCAAGGCGCGATTGCCCTTCGGCTTCACCGTCGGCAACCACGACGCCTCCTGCGAGCGGGCCATCCGGGGCAGTTATCTCTACAAACTGGAGCGCGACGTCACCGCGGGCTACTGGCGCGACCCCGCCCACGATCCGGGGCTTGCCTTCGTCGACCGGGGCGAATTCCCGTTCTATTACACCTTCGCCGCCAACGATATTTTCTATCTGGTCTGGGACGCCTCCTGTGCGCGCATCCCCGCCGAGCAACTGGCCTGGGCCGAAAAAGCCCTGGCAAGCGCCCCCGCCCAGAACGCGAAGTTGCGCGTCGCCATCGGCCATCTGCCCCTGTACGCGGTGGCGGTGGGCCGCGACGAACCGGGCGAAATTCTTGACAATGCCGAGAAACTGCGGGCGCTATTGGAGCGCTACCGCGTGCACACCTACATCAGCGGCCACCACCACTCCTACTACCCCGCCTACCGGGGGCAGTTGCAACTGCTCCACGCCGGTGCCCTGGGTTCCGGTCCCCGTCCGCTCATCGACGGCAACCTCCGGCCCTGGCACCCGCTCACAGTCATCGACATCGACATGGCCACTCTCGCAACGACTTACACCACCTACGACATGGAGACGCTCAAGGTCTTCGATGTTGCCAGGCTGCCCCGGATGCTCACCGGACCCACCGGTGCTGTCTTCCGCCGCGACGTGCGCTGGGAAGATCTCAGCGCCGCCGAGCGCAAGCGCTGCCTCGATCAGCTGGGCGAAAAAGGGTGCCGCTAG
- a CDS encoding nucleotidyl transferase AbiEii/AbiGii toxin family protein translates to MRVRHRSRVFIPNLAMLPPPQRSLWAELGATPEAFALYGGTALALHLGHRTSVDFDFFANAPFDPDQLAYTLPYLKGAERVQLAPNTLTCRVERGGPVLVSFFGGLGLGQVAPHDQVQAMSLQVASLLDIAGTKVAVVQKRAEIKDYLDIDALLQHGIDLPTALAAGAVVYGRSFNPLIALKALSYFDDLPTLPTAVRARLSAAVTAVNVNQLPVLTPYIERPNQEFRR, encoded by the coding sequence ATGCGCGTGCGCCACCGAAGCCGGGTCTTCATCCCCAATCTAGCGATGCTGCCCCCACCACAACGCTCCTTGTGGGCGGAGCTGGGCGCCACACCGGAAGCCTTCGCGCTCTACGGCGGCACAGCGCTCGCGCTGCACCTGGGGCACCGCACATCGGTCGATTTCGATTTTTTCGCCAATGCCCCCTTCGATCCCGATCAGCTCGCTTACACGCTGCCCTATCTTAAAGGCGCGGAACGGGTTCAGCTTGCCCCCAACACGCTGACCTGCCGCGTCGAGCGCGGCGGCCCGGTGCTGGTATCATTTTTCGGCGGCCTCGGTTTGGGGCAGGTAGCGCCTCACGATCAAGTGCAGGCCATGTCGCTGCAGGTAGCTTCGCTGCTGGATATTGCCGGTACCAAAGTGGCCGTGGTGCAAAAGCGAGCGGAAATCAAGGATTATCTTGATATCGACGCTCTGCTGCAGCACGGAATTGACCTGCCGACGGCACTGGCAGCCGGTGCGGTCGTGTATGGGCGCAGCTTCAACCCGCTGATCGCCCTCAAGGCGCTGAGCTACTTCGACGATTTGCCCACCTTGCCCACCGCAGTTCGGGCGCGGCTCAGTGCAGCAGTCACAGCGGTCAATGTAAACCAATTACCAGTACTGACCCCCTATATCGAACGACCGAATCAGGAGTTTAGGCGATGA
- a CDS encoding dockerin type I domain-containing protein: MRHRSRVHLMTAASLLLLARSLPAASGDVNSDGRVDDLDVRIVEQYLRGDLLLQNDQIKAADADGDGKVTRNDRDLLKRRLDGITVKSGPASQLELQSVSGGVVLDKTTGKPLAGVEVSLPDEGITVRTDTQGRFKLARAPAGKILTAKASSYAPQSITLARGGSGGYRLLLEQLNPQLMVVDDNLYHLGNDDFDPNSAGALQFNLRSIGGRFEKTFELTSFPREDLTLRIGSLIGLDTPESVAAGQSGLTDRILPRGGLRIFLNGSAIERLVLNGDNIEVKLPRWLLQRGSNRLMLSVDPYDQNNISISKPVTGLYGTATRSSFDLDDLEFAHLVIVDPTGSLVDGKLEGELGKKPSPPGP, from the coding sequence GTGCGCCACCGAAGCCGGGTCCACTTGATGACCGCCGCCAGCCTGTTGCTTTTGGCCCGGAGCCTTCCGGCTGCAAGCGGCGACGTCAATAGCGATGGCCGCGTAGACGATCTCGATGTGCGCATCGTCGAGCAGTACCTGCGCGGCGATCTGCTGCTGCAAAACGACCAGATTAAAGCTGCCGACGCCGACGGCGACGGCAAGGTGACCCGCAACGACCGCGACTTGCTCAAGCGGCGGCTGGATGGGATTACGGTCAAATCCGGCCCGGCAAGCCAGCTGGAATTGCAGAGCGTCAGCGGCGGTGTCGTGCTCGACAAGACCACCGGCAAACCGCTCGCCGGTGTGGAAGTGTCGCTGCCCGACGAAGGGATCACCGTGCGCACCGATACCCAGGGCCGCTTCAAGCTCGCCCGCGCCCCGGCAGGCAAGATCCTCACCGCCAAAGCTTCCAGCTACGCACCCCAGTCGATCACCCTCGCCCGCGGCGGCAGCGGCGGCTACCGGCTGTTGCTCGAACAGTTGAACCCCCAGTTGATGGTGGTCGACGATAACCTCTACCACCTGGGCAACGACGACTTCGATCCCAATTCGGCAGGGGCTTTGCAATTCAACCTGCGCAGCATCGGCGGCCGGTTTGAGAAAACCTTCGAACTGACAAGCTTTCCGCGCGAGGATCTGACGCTGCGCATCGGCTCGCTGATTGGCCTCGACACGCCCGAATCGGTGGCGGCGGGCCAGTCGGGCCTCACCGACCGCATCCTGCCCAGAGGCGGCCTGCGCATCTTCCTCAACGGCTCGGCCATCGAGCGGCTGGTCCTCAACGGCGACAACATCGAGGTCAAACTGCCCCGCTGGCTGTTGCAGCGCGGCAGCAACCGGCTGATGTTGAGTGTCGATCCCTACGACCAGAACAATATATCTATATCCAAGCCTGTCACCGGCCTGTACGGCACGGCGACCCGCAGCAGCTTCGATCTGGATGATCTAGAATTTGCCCATCTAGTGATCGTCGATCCGACCGGATCGCTCGTCGACGGCAAGCTGGAGGGCGAACTCGGTAAAAAGCCGTCGCCGCCCGGTCCCTGA